The sequence CGGCTGTCGGGATCCAGTCCTACGGGGCTTGGTGGGGGGACGGAATCGCCTTTCTCCGGCCTCAGGGTCGGCACGTAGCGACGCACGGCAACCCGGCCGATTCTGCGCCTGCGCACATCCTCGACAACGGCTTCGAACTGCCCCATGCGCACGCGGTCGCCCGGATGAGCAAGGCGTCCCAAGGTGGCGATGATGAATCCTCCCAACGTCTCATGCGCTAGGCCGGGCTCGACATGGAAACCGTCGATGGGGAGCTCGCCCACGGGCAGGGTGCCATCCACCACGATGGTTCCATCCTCGCGGGCCTCGACCCGTGGCTGCTCGCCGTCGAGCTCGTCGTGCAGGTCGCCCACGAGCTCTTCGACAACATCTTCCACCGTGACAAGCCCGCTGGTTCCGCCGTATTCATCCACCGCGATCGCCAGAGGGATCGCGGTCCGCTGGAACAACGCAAGCAGGTCACCCACCGATTGCGTTTCCGGCACGAACAGGACATCGCGCTTCATGGCTCGAATTCCGCCCTTCGCCCTGCCCGTGGCGAGCAGCAGGTCCTTCACGTAGATGTAGCCCACGACACGGTCGGGATCCGCGTCTTCGCTCAGCGGATAACGACTGAAGCCGTACTTGCGGATCTTGGCTAAACACTGCGCGTCCGTGTCGGCGAGCGACAGCGTAACGATGTCCACGCGTGGGATCATGATGGCTCGCAGCGGGCGATCGGTGCTGCGAAGTACCCGCTCCAAGAGATCGCGCTTGGTGCCTTCTACGCCCTTGTCGTCAAAGGAAGCTCGCACGATCAGCTGCAGCTCCTCCGCTGACAGCTTCGCCCTCGCGGCTTCACCCGAGGGTAGCCCCATCGCCCGCAAGAGAAAGTTCGAGATCCCGTTGAGCACGTACAGCACGGGGTACATGAACCAATAGAACGCCAGCATGGGCAACGTGGTCCATCGCGTTACCGCTTCGGGTCTGAGGATCGCCAGCGACTTGGGCACGAGCTCGCCCACCACGATATGTAGAGAGGTGATCACACCAAAGGCGATGGCCAGCGCCGTGCCCTTGATGAAGACCGGTGACATGCCCAACGATTGCAGCAGCGGCCGGATCAAACCGGCGACTGCCGGCTCGCCGAGCCAACCGAGCGCCAGGGAGGCGAGGGTGATCCCGAACTGGGTCGCGGTGAGGTACGCGTCCAGCCGGGAAATCATGCGCAGCGCCCGTTCGGCCAGCTTGTCCCCAGCTTGCGCGCGTGCCTGCATGGCAGTCGGCCGCACGCGGGCCATCGCGAACTCTGCAGCTACAAAGAAGGCGTTGGCCAGCACACAGAGAAAGGCGGCGATGAGAGCGACCACCGAGGACAATCCCACCGATAGCCTGAGCGGCGTCCGAGCGCGATGCAACGAGAAAAAGTGGCCCGGTCAGGGCCCGCGGAAGAAGGCGCTCACTCAGCCACGTCGTCGAGCCAGTAGGTCTCGTCGTCCAGCTTGGGGGTCTCCAGCAAGGATCCGTCCGGCCCGTCACGGCGAACGACGAAGGTCTTGCGGGACACGATGTCGTTGCTCTCGCGTGCGAAGACTGTGACGTAATTGATACCACCCCTCAGAG is a genomic window of Pseudomonadota bacterium containing:
- a CDS encoding hemolysin family protein, with product MVALIAAFLCVLANAFFVAAEFAMARVRPTAMQARAQAGDKLAERALRMISRLDAYLTATQFGITLASLALGWLGEPAVAGLIRPLLQSLGMSPVFIKGTALAIAFGVITSLHIVVGELVPKSLAILRPEAVTRWTTLPMLAFYWFMYPVLYVLNGISNFLLRAMGLPSGEAARAKLSAEELQLIVRASFDDKGVEGTKRDLLERVLRSTDRPLRAIMIPRVDIVTLSLADTDAQCLAKIRKYGFSRYPLSEDADPDRVVGYIYVKDLLLATGRAKGGIRAMKRDVLFVPETQSVGDLLALFQRTAIPLAIAVDEYGGTSGLVTVEDVVEELVGDLHDELDGEQPRVEAREDGTIVVDGTLPVGELPIDGFHVEPGLAHETLGGFIIATLGRLAHPGDRVRMGQFEAVVEDVRRRRIGRVAVRRYVPTLRPEKGDSVPPPSPVGLDPDSRADLE